Below is a genomic region from Mesorhizobium sp. NZP2298.
TCGCCATTCGGAACATCGCATACTTGCAAGGCATGGTGGCGACTTCAACAAAGATGGTAGCATCACTTTTAAATACGGACAGATGCCAGTATCAATGTTCGAAGGATTCGGTACAGTCCTGTATCCTCCTGGATGTATCGGAGGCGACTTCTTAGAATACGTACAAGCGACTTCGAAAGACATGGACTGCCGGCAAAGCGACGACGTCGTTCTTTCACTCTATTTTTCGTCTCGCGAGGTGCCAATTTTCATTTGGAACTCGCCCTCCGAAACAGAGCCTTTCTACCCTACGGGGGCGCTTCCTCATTCTTCAGAGAAAGATGCACTCCACCTACAAGGTGGTGGAAATCTGGAGCGGTACAAGCGGGTAATAAGCTTCTTGAGTTCACGTGACTCTGGCAAGTCTCATCCCGAAAATACGTCGACCCTCATCACCAGGGAGAAGTTCGAAGCACTGCCTTGGATATATACGGCTCACGGCACCGTGCTGTACGTTGACGTCGACACCGGGGAACTGCGTCATGGTGCAATCGAAAGCAGCTCGACGAACGTCAGATTTCTGCTGGAGGGAAAGCAAGGACAGATGGTATTCGGTGATGATGATCACCGCCTTCCGATTGCCTTTCAGTTAGATCGCTCGTTGACCGTTCGGGATTCCAAGACGTTGGCGCCCACCAGTTTGGAAATCCTCCCGAAGCATTGGATTTGGGTTGGCTTCCATGTTGGCGGCACATACCTTTGCGCCGAGCCCGATGGGCGCATCACTCTATCTCGGCCCCATTGTCTCGGCTACGAAAGTTTCTCGCTCTCGGAGCCTCCCCGCTCACAGGACGTTTTCCGAGCCTTGAGTCTTCTTAAACCGTATGATGTAAAACCATTCGCCAAGAGACGAATCGGCTGCAAAAGCGATGGGGGATATGTAATTCTTGATGATCTAGACGAGATTGACGTTGTCTACAGCTTTGGAATTGGCAATCAAGTCTCGTTTGATCTTGAGTTGGCGAGCATGGGAAAGAATATATTCATGTTCGACCACACCATCCAAGGGACACCTCTCGAACACTCGAACTTCCATTTTTATAAGCAAGGGCTGGCAGCAACTAACAACGAGACGGCATCCCTATATACGCTCGAATACCAACTTAACAGACTGGGGCATGAGGGTCGGTCTGATCTGCTTCTGAAGATCGATATCGAGGGCGCCGAGTTCGAGATATTTTCGACGTTACCGCAATCAATACTTCGACAGTTTCGGCAAATTGCGGTTGAAATTCATGGATTGGGCAATCTGGGTAATCCGACCTATCGAACCAGTTTCGTGACGGCATTGTCGAAAATCAATAATGATTTCACATTATTCCATGTTCATTCGAACAACAACGAGCCTCTGAGTATTGTCGATGGGCATGCGGTCGCACCGGTAATGGAGTTGTCTTATGTCCGATCTGATCTTATCGAGCGCGCCCCATCGGTGACAGTATATCCAACAGAATTCGATTTTCCGAACTGGTCACTCAGGCCTGATCACACACTTTGGTTCTATCCGTTCCTGCCGATGCCCGAGGCTTCTAGGGAATCCCTTGAGAAATCTATCGCGATATCGAACCGTATGTTTCCAGCCTGCGGCCATGGATAGCAAGACAGTTGGCGGTCGATTCCATCGGCAGATACCAACCACGTCGTTCGGTGAAGCATCATGGAATGGATGGTGAGGCGACGAGATTTCTTATCATTGCTTGTAGGCTCACCCGCCTGCTGTTTGATGCTGGGCGGCTCGGCCTTGTCAAGCGGTCGTGAAGCGAGGTCTGCGACGATGTCTCCTCAACCTGCCCTAACCACTCCGCCCACGTCCCTCCTCTCCGCTCCCATCGAGCTTGCTGGCGACTGGGGCCGTATGCTGGAGGGCGCTGTCGCTCAGGTCATCAAGCGGACGCGACAAGCATGCTTCCACGGCGTGCGCCTTGTCTCAGACCGGCAGCCGACGCGGCTGCGCGTCGATGAGCACACATCCGGCACGCCGGCCATTTGGCTGCATCCGGACGGCAGCAGTATGGCATGGATCATCGTCGACATCGGCGAGCGGGACTGGTCGAAGCTCGCCTATCAGCTCGGCCATGAACTCGGCCATGTGTTTGCCAACAGTTGGCAAGCCGACGCCAAGCCCGCCGCACCCTGCCAATGGCTTGAGGAAGCCATGGTTGAAGCGTTCTCGCTGCGTGGCTTGGAGCGCCTGGCAATGGACTGGACGCAGAACCCTCCGTTTGCCGGCGACAACGCTTTCGGCGATGCCATTGCCAAGTATCACGAGAACATCATCGAGGGCTACACCGCCCTCGCCGGCAGCCAGGGGCTCACCCGCGATGCTGCCGCGTGGTTCACCAATCATCGCAGCGAAATAGAGGACCCTCGCCTCAATCCGTTCGCGCAGGCAATGTCGGTGACCATTCTTGCCGAGTACAATCGCGCGCCCGACTGCGTCGAGGCTCTCGGCGCGCTCAACCGCTGGCCTGGCCGCAGCGGAATTCCCGTCGGTGATTATCTGCAGCGATGGAAAGAGAGTTGCGCCGAGTTGCAAGCCTCTCCGAACCTGCCGCTCCGCTTAGGCGAGCTTTTGGGGGTTTCTTAAGCCCAATGCCAATCATACCGCGCCTTCTACTCCTTCATTATTCATTTGGATGAATTCTTCTTATATTACCAATAGCATACATATCATTGTCACCGGCGCGCGAAATTACAGGATCCTGCCGGTCAGGCCCGGCGCCGTTAGCCCCAACCCCACAGGCGCCGGGCCGCGCGCGCTCATTCGGCCGGGTGTGGAATCCACGCAAGCGGCCCGACAGTCTGTTGGGGTACAACTTCTTGACCGCCGAGCCTAACCGGCTCCGTGGGTGGCGTCGCCGGCTGGGAACCAAGGTAATATTAGCACCTTCAAAATAACACCTTTCAGAACCGTTTTCCCCGGCTTTGTGGTACTCAGCGGTG
It encodes:
- a CDS encoding FkbM family methyltransferase produces the protein MQIIASMTTIPSRIDRIRPVLESVLGQTVPVEHVELNIPYVCVRTNEPYTLPTWLTEMERVKIFRTDDYGPITKIAPTLLRHQSDQETYLWSVDDDFAYPENQLAMLRRGHRHSEHRILARHGGDFNKDGSITFKYGQMPVSMFEGFGTVLYPPGCIGGDFLEYVQATSKDMDCRQSDDVVLSLYFSSREVPIFIWNSPSETEPFYPTGALPHSSEKDALHLQGGGNLERYKRVISFLSSRDSGKSHPENTSTLITREKFEALPWIYTAHGTVLYVDVDTGELRHGAIESSSTNVRFLLEGKQGQMVFGDDDHRLPIAFQLDRSLTVRDSKTLAPTSLEILPKHWIWVGFHVGGTYLCAEPDGRITLSRPHCLGYESFSLSEPPRSQDVFRALSLLKPYDVKPFAKRRIGCKSDGGYVILDDLDEIDVVYSFGIGNQVSFDLELASMGKNIFMFDHTIQGTPLEHSNFHFYKQGLAATNNETASLYTLEYQLNRLGHEGRSDLLLKIDIEGAEFEIFSTLPQSILRQFRQIAVEIHGLGNLGNPTYRTSFVTALSKINNDFTLFHVHSNNNEPLSIVDGHAVAPVMELSYVRSDLIERAPSVTVYPTEFDFPNWSLRPDHTLWFYPFLPMPEASRESLEKSIAISNRMFPACGHG